The window ACGACCGCATGCCGGTGGTGATCGCGCCCGAGGATTTCAGCCGCTGGCTGGACTGCAAGACACAGGAGCCCCGCGAGGTGGCCGATCTGATGCGGCCGGTTCAGGATGATTTTTTTGAAATGATCCCGGTATCGGACAGGGTCAACAAGGTCGCCAATGTCGGTGCCGACCTCATCGAGCCGGTGCCGGAAAGCGCACCGCTGGCAAAGATCAAGCCGCCGAAGGACGAGGGGCAGATGTCGCTGTTTTGATGTGCCGGCTGGACATTTGCGAGTAATCGTTCTGGCTCGACGTTGCCGGGTATTTCTTCTCCCCGTCCGGGGAGAAGGTGGCCCGAAGGGTCGGATGAGGGGGCAACGCCAGCGATATGCGGAGAGCTCGCCCCCTCATCCCGCTGCCGCGGACTTCTCCCCGGCGGGGAGAAGAAACAAGTGGCGCGCGCTCGGTCCCACAGAAGAATATCTTGTTCAGAAAGGCTTACCCGTTCCGCCCGATCTTCTGCAGGCCTTCCTGGATCATGATGTCGGAATAGACGCGGTTGCGGCCATTTGCCTTGGCAAGATAGAGCAGCTGGTCTGCGGCATTCAGCTGGTTGTCGAAGGGTTCGCCCTTTTCGATTTCTACGACGCCGAGGGAAATCGTCAATGCCATGCTGCTGCCGCTCAGCTGGCGGCCGTTGCTCTCGACGGCGCCGCGCAGATCCTCGCAAAATTGATAGGCTGCATGCGCATCCAGCCCGCGCAGGAAGACGGCGAATTCCTCGCCGCCAAGGCGCGCGGGAATATGGCGCTGCTCATGGCACATGTCATGCAGCAGTTCGGCAAGCTTCTTCAGCGCCCTGTCGCCGGCATCGTGTCCCAGCGTATCATTGATCTTCTTGAAGTGGTCGATGTCGAGAATGGCGACCGCGCCGTTCTCGTCATTGTCGTTGATGACCTCCATCAGCGCCCGCGTCCGCTCGAAGAAGGAGCGGCGGTTCGGCAGGCCGGTAAGGTGGTCCCGCTCCGCCAGTTCGCGCAGCCGTTTGAGCTGTTTCAGCGTTTCGATATTGTTGTCGATGCGGCACTGCAGCTCTTCCGGCACGAAGGGGCGGTAGACGAAATCCGATGCTCCGGCTTTCAGGAAGCTTGCCGAAAGCAGCCGGTCCGTGGACGACGATATGCCGATGACCCGCAAATCTTCCGAGGAACGGCTGTCGCGGATACGGCGCGTCAGCTCATAGCCGTCCATATCGGGCATATGGTAATCGGTGATGACGAGCTGGATCGACGGGTCCTGTGACAGGATTTCCAGGGCCCGCTTGCCGGAATGGGCCTCGCTGACCTTGAAATTCTGCCGCTCGAGAATTTCCACGAGGCCGGAGCGCGCCGTGCGCGCATCATCCACCACCAGCACGGAAAACAGCCTGTTTGTCAAAATCCGGTCGACCGTCTTGACGACGGCATCAACGGTGCGATGGCCATCCTTGACGATGTAGTCGATGATCTTCTTTTCGGCATAACGCTTGCGCGCCTCTTCATCCACCGTGGCGGTGAAAACGATGGCGGGCACCTTGTGGTCAGAGAGAAGCGCGAGAATTTCACCCTTCGGCGCGTCGGGCAGATTAAGACCCGTCAGCGCCAGCGTAAAATCATGGGCGCGCAGCAGGGTATCGGCCTGTGCCATGCTGTCGCAATGGACAACCTCGGCTGCGGTTTCTTCCGAAAGCCGCGACTTCAGCAGCATGGAAAGAGCAACGGAATCTTCAATCAGAAGGATTTTATCCTGCATGCCTTATGAAGCCCCCCATGGCCCGTCTTCGTGGTTTTTCCCGCAACACCCGACTTGGTCCCATACCGCGCATCAGCAGCATCGGAGATCGGCCTTATTCGCTGTAGCAGGAAGAATCGCTAAAGTAGAAAATTTTTTGATGCCCAGTAATCGATACGAGACCATCCGTACAGTCGTCCCGTGGAAGTCGAATAGTCTACTTCGTTTTCGTTGCAGCTTCGTTACGGATTGGGGAACTTTATCGAGCAAGCCGGTTTATGCGGTTTCTTACGGATGACGCATAAATGGAAACGGCGCTAATATTAGCGCCGCGCCTTTATCGGGATGTTTTTGAATTCACTGTGACCCGTCGCAAGGCCTGTAGCGGCCGAAGACGGTGAGCTTTTAAAAAAAGCGAATGTTTTCAGGCGGTTTTGGCGGCTGGCTTGCGTTTCAGCATCAGAGCTGCGGCCGCAACGGCCTTCAGTCCGAGCGGTCGGTAGTGGCTGTTGAGGTCGGGCTTCGCCTGCGGCTGCGCCTTCGTCTCGTTCGTCATTTCTCTTTCTCCACAATTCACGCCAATCGCCGTTTCGATGCGTGTGAACCACCTCTTTCGAGGGTAATCTTGACGGATTCGAGGCGAAACAAGCCGAAGCCCGCTTTTCGGGCTGCGACATTTTGCGTCACATCAAGTGCTGGTTCGTACGGGAAAAATAATACCTGCGGTTTCAAATACCGCGATCGAGGCCGTTTCCGCCATTGGCGTCATCATGCGCGTCTTCCTCGATCGTCAGCGTTCCATAGCGGCGGTGCCAGAGGCTGGCGCTGATGGGAATGAAAAAGAGATAGGCGGCAACGGTCAGAACCAGCACTTCCCAGGTAAAGCTCATCAGCATCGCCACATAAAGCACGACGACGAGGATCACCGGCAGCACCAGATCGCGGCGGATGCGGCTGGTGCCGGATTTACCCGACCAGACCGGCAGGCGGCTGATGAGAAGATAACCGATCAGTACGGTATAGGCGGCGGCGATATAAGCGAAAGGCTTGCCCGGCTCCACGCCGAGAAAACCGAGATAAACCGGCAGAAGCACCAGCATGGCGCCCATCGGGGCCGGCACGCCCACGAAAAACTCGTTCTGCCAGGGCGCTTTCACCGGCCGCTCTATCATGACGTTGAAGCGGGCCAGTCGCAGGCCGGCGGCGATGACGTAGATCAGGGCGGCGATCCATCCGATCGAGCGCGCCTGGTCGAGAAGGTAGGCATAGACCACAAGGGCAGGGGCAACACCGAAATTGACGATATCGGCCAGACTATCCATCTGTTCGCCGAATTTGGAAGTCGCCTTCATCATGCGGGCGATGCGCCCGTCAATGCCGTCGAGGAAGGCGGCGAGCAGCACCATGCCGACGGCCAGCTCGAAGCGGCCTTCGATGGCGAGGCGAACGCCGCTCAGGCCCGCACAGATGGCCAGAACGGTGATGAGGTTGGGAACCACGAGGCGAAAGGGAATTTCCCTCAGACGCGGCCCACGGCCGCTATCGTTGCGGCCCTCAGGTTTTCCGTTCTGTTGTGGCTCCGAGATCGGCGTTTCCATGCGCATGCCCTTCCTGTTGCCGTTTCCCGTCAGCCGCGGCGGCTGACGACCGGACCCTTGGCGGAGCCGAATTCGGCAAGCACGGTTTCACCCGCAATCGCCGTCTGGCCCACCGAAACGCGCGGCTGAAAACCTTCGGGAAGGAAGATATCGAGACGCGAGCCGAAACGGATAAGACCGAAACGCTCGCCGGCATCAACTGGTTCATTTGGCTTGACCCAGCAGACGATGCGGCGCGCGACCATGCCGGCGATCTGCACGACGCCGACCTTGCCATGGGCGGTCTCGATGACGAGGCCGTTGCGTTCATTGTCTTCGGAGGCCTTGTCCACTTCCGCATTGAGGAACAGGCCGGGACGATAGGCGACATTGACGATGCGGCCGCGCACCGGCGCGCGGTTCACGTGGCAGTTGAAAACATTCATGAACACGGAGACGCGGACCATGGGCTCCTTGCCGAGTTCCAGCTCCAGCGGCGGAACGACGGTCTGGATGGCGGAGACCTTGCCATCGGCGGGGCTGATGATCAAATCGTCATCCTGTGGTGTCACACGCTCGGGATCGCGGAAGAAATAGGCGCACCAGGCCGTCAGCACGAGACCGACCCAGAACAGCGGTTCGGAAATCCAGCCGAGCACCAGCGATGCGACGAAGAAGGCGGCGACGAAGACATAACCTTCCTTGTGGATCGGTACGATGGTGTTGCGAATGGTGTCGAACAGATTCATGAGATTCCTTGCTCCGGTTGCCGTCTGTCGCGTCCATATATGGTCGTGATACGACACGATCCACACGGCAATACGACAAATTTTGCCTAGCTGGTTACAGCCAAACGCCCCGCCCGGCAATGGCCGGTTGCCGTAACACCCCAAGTTCCCCGGGGTTTCTGCCCGTCAATGCGCGGGTTCGCCGCGGTCGACCACACCCAGATCGTCGGTTTCGCGAACATGGCGCAGCATCTCTTCCGCCCGGATCGCTTCGCGCTGGCGGCTCCACATCGAGGCATAGAGGCCATTCTGCGCCATCAGCGAGGCGTGGGTTCCGCGTTCGGCGATGAGCCCTTCCTTTAGAACGATGATTTCGTCCGCGTGGATGACGGTGGAAAGACGATGGGCGATGACCAGTGTGGTGCGGTTTTTCGAGACGATATCGAGCGCGCTCTGGATTTCCTGTTCGGTATGGGTGTCGAGTGCTGAAGTCGCCTCGTCGAGGATGAGGATCGGTGGCGCTTTCAGAATGGTTCTTGCAATCGCCACGCGTTGTTTTTCGCCGCCCGACAGTTTCAGGCCACGTTCGCCGACCATGGTGGCGTAACCTTCCGGCAGCTTGCCGATGAAGGCGCTAATCTGTGCCGCATCCGCCGCCGCCGTGACATCCTCATTCGTGGCCGAAGGGCGGCCATAACGGATGTTATAGGCGAGCGTGTCGTTGAACAGCACCGTATCCTGCGGAACCATGCCGATCACCGAGCGCAG is drawn from Agrobacterium tumefaciens and contains these coding sequences:
- the pssA gene encoding CDP-diacylglycerol--serine O-phosphatidyltransferase, which produces METPISEPQQNGKPEGRNDSGRGPRLREIPFRLVVPNLITVLAICAGLSGVRLAIEGRFELAVGMVLLAAFLDGIDGRIARMMKATSKFGEQMDSLADIVNFGVAPALVVYAYLLDQARSIGWIAALIYVIAAGLRLARFNVMIERPVKAPWQNEFFVGVPAPMGAMLVLLPVYLGFLGVEPGKPFAYIAAAYTVLIGYLLISRLPVWSGKSGTSRIRRDLVLPVILVVVLYVAMLMSFTWEVLVLTVAAYLFFIPISASLWHRRYGTLTIEEDAHDDANGGNGLDRGI
- a CDS encoding PleD family two-component system response regulator; the protein is MQDKILLIEDSVALSMLLKSRLSEETAAEVVHCDSMAQADTLLRAHDFTLALTGLNLPDAPKGEILALLSDHKVPAIVFTATVDEEARKRYAEKKIIDYIVKDGHRTVDAVVKTVDRILTNRLFSVLVVDDARTARSGLVEILERQNFKVSEAHSGKRALEILSQDPSIQLVITDYHMPDMDGYELTRRIRDSRSSEDLRVIGISSSTDRLLSASFLKAGASDFVYRPFVPEELQCRIDNNIETLKQLKRLRELAERDHLTGLPNRRSFFERTRALMEVINDNDENGAVAILDIDHFKKINDTLGHDAGDRALKKLAELLHDMCHEQRHIPARLGGEEFAVFLRGLDAHAAYQFCEDLRGAVESNGRQLSGSSMALTISLGVVEIEKGEPFDNQLNAADQLLYLAKANGRNRVYSDIMIQEGLQKIGRNG
- a CDS encoding phosphatidylserine decarboxylase, giving the protein MNLFDTIRNTIVPIHKEGYVFVAAFFVASLVLGWISEPLFWVGLVLTAWCAYFFRDPERVTPQDDDLIISPADGKVSAIQTVVPPLELELGKEPMVRVSVFMNVFNCHVNRAPVRGRIVNVAYRPGLFLNAEVDKASEDNERNGLVIETAHGKVGVVQIAGMVARRIVCWVKPNEPVDAGERFGLIRFGSRLDIFLPEGFQPRVSVGQTAIAGETVLAEFGSAKGPVVSRRG